A DNA window from Pirellulales bacterium contains the following coding sequences:
- a CDS encoding radical SAM protein produces the protein MKNILLISPDAVNEALWVTGDETEVCQIRNNFPPLGLATVAGLTPGEKYHVQLWDEIVHGRITSDTVFDRQYHLVGVTGYDMHRPRQVEIANIFRARGVPVAGGGPGVSSSTGAYRPHFDILFVGEVENTWPQFLRDWEQGSYKSEYCQIDKPDLDSTPRPVWDSIANEMKHYGSGAVQTTRGCPYDCEFCDVIYLFGRRQRHRPIPIIIDELRELAKYGFEWVFFCDDEFGGDRKYAKELLREIIQFNATLPRPMYYSTQMCITASSDPEFCQLLAAANFHMVFIGIESANTASLKGANKLQNLRGNLVDNIHTLLSYGIGIRSGMIVGFDEDDQSIFDVTTDFLQKACLPSIGIYMLKAPIGTRLWMRLMRERRVLSLVKNKKLGPARARTNILPKQMSRVELYEGYRRLLANVYSWPAFADRICGFATIAQQAKLVDRLVAVDADELIAKLQLNEAAAAATRRMLDHTRAVAPQMLKRVKDLIVQYAKYHETIQQTIVELDVNIERERSGDIILEIDNRAMPLPVGFREELNRVLPHVHRRIYLNLENRSYLTDALTEVFVEFLLRMGDSFESFGDHHYTLLDELCDRNCAKYNQVPAVYFVPLSDAEMKAAKDVPDVKRIRLVDDIYKSVFEKLAEHHVSLQKASDRLTVVAG, from the coding sequence ATGAAGAACATTCTGCTCATTAGCCCCGATGCGGTGAACGAAGCTCTGTGGGTCACGGGCGACGAAACCGAAGTTTGCCAGATCCGCAATAACTTTCCGCCGCTGGGACTGGCTACGGTGGCCGGACTGACGCCGGGCGAAAAGTACCACGTGCAGCTTTGGGACGAGATCGTCCACGGTCGCATCACGTCCGATACCGTTTTTGACCGTCAATACCATCTGGTCGGTGTGACCGGCTACGACATGCACCGCCCGCGGCAGGTGGAGATCGCCAACATCTTTCGCGCGCGCGGCGTGCCAGTGGCCGGCGGCGGCCCGGGGGTTTCAAGTTCCACCGGCGCCTACCGTCCGCATTTTGACATCCTCTTTGTCGGCGAGGTCGAAAACACTTGGCCGCAGTTCCTGCGCGACTGGGAGCAAGGCAGCTACAAGTCCGAGTATTGCCAGATCGACAAGCCCGATCTCGACTCTACGCCGCGACCGGTGTGGGACTCGATCGCCAACGAAATGAAGCACTACGGCTCAGGCGCGGTGCAGACCACGCGCGGCTGTCCCTACGATTGCGAGTTTTGCGATGTGATCTATCTGTTCGGCCGGCGGCAGCGCCATCGCCCCATTCCGATCATCATCGACGAACTTCGCGAACTCGCCAAGTACGGCTTCGAATGGGTCTTCTTTTGCGACGACGAATTCGGCGGCGACCGCAAATACGCCAAGGAGCTATTGCGCGAAATCATCCAGTTCAACGCCACGCTGCCCCGCCCCATGTACTACTCGACTCAGATGTGCATCACCGCCAGCAGCGACCCCGAGTTTTGCCAACTGCTCGCCGCTGCCAATTTTCACATGGTGTTTATCGGCATCGAGTCGGCCAATACCGCCTCGCTCAAAGGCGCCAACAAGCTGCAAAACCTGCGCGGCAATCTGGTCGACAACATTCACACGCTCTTGTCCTACGGCATCGGCATTCGGTCCGGCATGATTGTCGGCTTCGATGAGGACGACCAGTCGATTTTCGACGTGACGACCGATTTTCTGCAAAAGGCCTGCCTGCCGAGCATCGGCATTTACATGCTCAAAGCGCCGATCGGCACCCGTCTTTGGATGCGACTCATGCGCGAGCGCCGCGTGCTCAGTCTGGTCAAAAACAAAAAGCTCGGCCCCGCCCGTGCCAGAACCAACATCCTCCCCAAGCAAATGTCGCGCGTGGAGCTTTACGAGGGCTACCGCCGGCTGCTCGCCAACGTCTATTCTTGGCCCGCGTTCGCCGATCGTATCTGCGGCTTCGCGACCATCGCCCAACAGGCGAAACTCGTCGATCGACTCGTCGCGGTCGATGCGGACGAGCTAATTGCCAAGTTGCAACTGAACGAAGCGGCCGCTGCCGCCACACGGCGCATGCTCGACCACACGCGCGCCGTCGCTCCGCAAATGCTCAAGCGCGTCAAGGACTTGATCGTCCAGTATGCCAAGTACCATGAAACGATTCAGCAAACGATCGTCGAACTCGATGTGAACATCGAGCGCGAACGCTCGGGCGACATCATTCTGGAAATCGACAATCGCGCCATGCCGCTGCCGGTCGGCTTCCGCGAAGAACTGAATCGTGTTCTGCCGCACGTGCATCGACGCATCTATCTGAACTTGGAGAATCGGTCATACCTCACCGACGCGCTGACCGAGGTGTTCGTCGAGTTCTTGCTGCGCATGGGCGATAGCTTCGAGTCCTTCGGCGATCATCACTACACGCTGCTCGACGAGTTGTGCGATCGCAATTGCGCCAAGTACAACCAGGTGCCCGCCGTGTACTTCGTGCCTCTCTCCGATGCGGAAATGAAGGCCGCCAAGGATGTCCCCGACGTCAAGCGAATTCGCCTCGTGGACGACATCTATAAGAGCGTCTTCGAGAAACTTGCCGAGCACCATGTCAGTCTGCAAAAAGCGAGCGACCGGTTGACGGTTGTTGCTGGGTAA
- a CDS encoding sulfotransferase, translated as MNPDRSFITIVSGLPRSGTSMMMRMLEAGGVPPLIDHLRTADIDNPRGYYEFEPVKKTKQDASWLDNASGKVVKMVYQLLYDLPEGYEYRVLFMQRAIDEVLASQRKMLSRLGRSSDDMSDTAMARIFRGQIEQCLRWLAERPHFHYLEVDYNQVLADPIRQVGAINEFLGDGLDTQAMCECVEPELYRNRG; from the coding sequence ATGAACCCTGATCGCAGTTTCATCACCATCGTCTCCGGTTTGCCGCGCAGCGGCACCTCGATGATGATGCGCATGCTCGAAGCGGGGGGAGTGCCGCCATTAATAGACCACCTGCGCACGGCAGACATCGACAACCCGCGCGGATACTACGAATTTGAGCCCGTCAAAAAGACCAAACAAGACGCAAGCTGGCTCGACAACGCCTCGGGCAAGGTCGTCAAGATGGTTTACCAACTGTTGTACGACTTGCCGGAGGGATACGAGTATCGCGTACTGTTCATGCAGCGTGCCATCGACGAAGTGCTGGCCTCGCAGCGCAAGATGCTGTCGCGTCTAGGTCGCTCTAGCGACGACATGTCGGATACCGCCATGGCACGAATCTTTCGCGGTCAGATCGAGCAGTGCCTCCGCTGGCTCGCTGAGCGCCCCCATTTCCACTATCTGGAAGTCGATTACAACCAGGTGCTCGCCGACCCGATCCGCCAAGTCGGCGCCATCAATGAGTTCCTCGGCGACGGTCTCGACACTCAGGCAATGTGCGAGTGCGTTGAGCCCGAGCTCTATCGCAACCGGGGCTAG
- a CDS encoding SDR family NAD(P)-dependent oxidoreductase, translating into MAVFEHVVCSPTGIWEPALPIAASRAGALGLLNLTYQKSPENAAFSANRLHRLARGRHGLVLSGRLDEVAAAALDAIEIANTILLVPEDGADLEVMIAACRPRAERIGLVATSIAEAELAIKCHVDLVVAKGHEAGGRVGEETTFVLLQRLIAWGKLPVLTWGGIGLHTVAAAAVAGAAGVLLDWQFALLRDSGLSPSMRQRLANVDGSETATHRHDNWHALRFFVQPRLDPRHELERALASASTNESDAHSAFDRKIGEMLSVSEADRQLWLTGQDIALAPQFRDQAGTVARALKLLSQSCERSLSGARQSLALREDGPLAKSHGTRFPIVQGPMTHVSDVPEFCNQVAQHGGLPFLALALMRGPDVRKMLEQTDQLLGDLPWGVGILGFVPQEIRAEQMPAIEDIKPDFAIIAGGRPDQALGLESRGIKTYLHVPSPGMLETFLHEGARRFVFEGRECGGHVGPRTSFVLWESMISVLLNCDLPAAELEKTHVLFAGGIHDDLSAAMVACLAQPLVERGIKFGVLLGTAYLRTQEIVDSGAVVSGFQDVTLASDHTVLVETGPGHAIRCADTEYITSFTNRKSELKESGHSHEETRDELERMNLGRLRMASKGIARKANPEPGESPYCHIDDELQRRQGMFMLGQVAALRHDRCTIEALHQNVATGAVERLNRLAPRVEVLAPEEPAPPPLDIAIVGIGCLLPGATDPQRYWDNILAKQDLIQEIPAERFEVERWFDPDPRARDKIYSRWGGFVPEVLFDPLKYGIPPASLASIEPMQLMALELVSRALVDAGYERDNPLRARTSVILGVGGGAAELGVSYGFRSMLPKFLENPSEAVLAELPEWTEDSFAGILLNVVAGRVANRFDLGGANFTVDAACASSLAAIYLACRELSSGACDMVVTGGCDTMQGPMGYLCFSKTGALSPRGRSRPFDATADGIAISEGHAAVVLKRRVDAERDGDQIYAVIRGAAGGSDGRHKGLTAPRFEGQLQTLRRAYAQARVSPASVELFEAHGTGTAVGDLAECQALGALLTASEAAASSTALGSVKSMIGHTKCAAGVAGLIKAALALKHRVLPPTLHVQEPSAKAGLEAGPLYVNADARPWVGHDQARRAGVSAFGFGGSNFHVVLEEYTDSPTPDDVRMPRHELAAELFCLAAASPERLAQSIRSLRAEIQEARTAGALIALADLAFTVHSRGAVGNCRAAMVASSVEELLKQLEAVANRLDGGEQALPRGVYFTDQPLASAGQVAFLFPGQGSQFPDMLRDLAVDFQEVRQCLEQADRDTPWTRSAPLSAYIIPPSRFRDADRASDVQRLKDTAVAQPALAAANLAMLRLLAAFDIRPQMTAGHSFGELVALHAAGCFDAPELFRLAASRGQSMTAADAGDPAAEGAMLAVAAPAEHVESILLDYDRVWLANLNSPRQTVLSGSSVAIERARVRLEQMNVPCQAIPVACAFHTPLMAGATTRFQQALDNSPFSAPQIPVFSNLTGAEYPSDPQAMRHTLLGQIEGQVRFREQIENLYAAGARIFVEAGPGRVLSGLVAETLGQRAHRTVPVAPRGNGLQQWLFALAALYAEGVALRADRLYVGRQLTRLDLRRVASEAKDGSPKHTWRLNGNSVRPVDAPPLAAPLRGQFVMGAPTVAAGSQTNTAHTQPVAQDSAPAPIVSADSMASDQSPGEGMPVHEFATQENDLVQWPPSDAEALARADAHSQFQQTMRQFLEVQRSVMLAYLGQRDSELPSLGADLEPTPPVATRYVPASSDRVVANGHVASNGHVASSVASDPAPPQPSSLVQPVLEPSPRVEQPAPTLSAPPAANLEERLLGIVSQRTGYPLEMLTLGANLEADLGIDSIKRVEIISAFRREALPELKEPPATFMERMTAAKSMQAILTVVADFSDSPSPPPTRSEVREPDPINGRQQPLSPNSQTGCPRCLPIVVPAPLDSTDSGATLAGVWIITDDGQLAPVLLRTLAAIGAQCLIVAPHELQSPAGALEVAARARAAGLPVCGVLHLAPLVDAPAFPGISAADWRAWSKSELHSLLFLLQAFAPELNATAEAPIRVLTATRGGGDFGLAQDCAQPWRGGLVGMLKTAAREWPNAWFRAIDFDKAPTADQIVNELLSPGPLEVGYRHGQRLTLSIVKADFAEEECQRSSIKLNSDSVVLAIAGGKGITAQVCLEIAAHSKCQLVLLGRSPVPSVESDDTRGVTDPIELRRRIMASLQIAHGDTPSLKQVDARFRQILSDREINSTLAAIQSLGGRAEYLSCDASDAPALSRAVADIRSRHGRIDAVIHGAGIIEDRHISEKSPDSFDRVTSAKIEPLLTLSAAVDPSELKLLVLFSSVSGFFGNPGQVDYAAANEILNRIARRCRDQWPTKTIALNWGPWSGAGMVTPEVAHQFLERGVGMVTPAAGRAAAWREIVAPLQWDIRALLGPGSWLADAEATTTAAPRIAAHTPLLMGQKVRLLKPGELAAHLEIDASRHLYLRDHVIDDHPVLPLAFVLEMMAELVATAEPQYLVAEVSDLRQLKGIVFQQASLSLALHAERVAADQSSATWKVRLADPERPARPLYQATITMRSCLPARPAEVAPPIRSPFLAEPTDAYHRWLFHGPLFQTIDQFTGGDDTGLDAMIRVTAPETCLANCGAPSWLLDPFVTDVAPQLAALWSRSVNDVMLLPSSIAKFQRFAALGAGPVECRYRARIQDGDTVTADVWYLQNNQLLTAITGLECVGNRQLNRITEKAHA; encoded by the coding sequence ATGGCCGTCTTTGAGCATGTTGTTTGCTCGCCAACTGGCATTTGGGAGCCTGCTCTCCCTATTGCCGCATCGCGCGCCGGCGCACTCGGTCTGCTCAATCTGACCTACCAAAAAAGCCCGGAAAACGCGGCGTTTTCTGCCAATCGGCTGCATCGCCTCGCTCGCGGCCGTCACGGTCTTGTGCTTTCCGGTCGACTGGATGAAGTTGCTGCGGCGGCCCTCGACGCCATCGAGATCGCAAACACCATTCTGCTTGTTCCCGAAGATGGCGCGGACCTGGAAGTAATGATTGCGGCGTGCCGTCCCCGTGCCGAGCGCATCGGTCTGGTCGCCACTTCGATTGCCGAAGCCGAACTAGCAATAAAATGCCATGTCGATCTAGTTGTCGCCAAAGGGCACGAAGCTGGCGGGCGAGTGGGCGAAGAGACCACCTTTGTCCTTTTGCAACGGTTGATCGCCTGGGGAAAGCTCCCCGTCCTCACCTGGGGCGGCATTGGGCTTCATACCGTCGCCGCCGCCGCGGTGGCCGGCGCCGCCGGCGTGTTGCTCGACTGGCAGTTCGCGCTGTTGCGAGATAGCGGCCTGTCGCCATCAATGCGGCAGCGACTGGCGAATGTTGATGGCAGCGAAACCGCAACCCACCGTCACGACAACTGGCACGCGCTTCGCTTCTTTGTCCAGCCGCGCCTCGATCCTCGCCACGAACTGGAACGCGCTCTCGCCAGCGCTAGTACCAACGAGAGCGATGCACACTCCGCCTTCGATCGGAAGATTGGCGAAATGCTCTCCGTCAGCGAGGCCGATCGCCAGTTGTGGTTGACCGGTCAAGATATCGCCCTAGCGCCGCAATTTCGGGACCAGGCCGGCACTGTGGCGCGCGCTCTCAAACTCCTATCGCAATCGTGCGAACGCTCGCTTTCCGGCGCGCGCCAGTCGCTTGCTCTACGTGAAGACGGCCCCCTGGCCAAGTCTCACGGTACGCGCTTTCCCATTGTGCAAGGCCCGATGACGCACGTTAGCGACGTGCCCGAGTTCTGCAATCAGGTTGCCCAGCACGGCGGGTTGCCGTTTTTGGCCCTCGCGCTCATGCGTGGACCCGACGTGCGCAAGATGCTCGAACAGACCGACCAACTACTTGGCGATCTGCCGTGGGGCGTCGGAATTCTCGGTTTTGTGCCGCAAGAAATTCGTGCCGAGCAAATGCCCGCGATCGAAGACATCAAACCCGACTTCGCGATCATCGCGGGCGGACGTCCCGATCAGGCGCTCGGCCTCGAATCCCGTGGCATCAAGACCTATCTCCATGTCCCCTCGCCTGGCATGCTCGAAACCTTTCTTCACGAAGGAGCCCGCCGATTCGTGTTCGAAGGGCGCGAGTGCGGCGGCCACGTCGGGCCGCGCACCAGCTTCGTGCTCTGGGAAAGCATGATCTCGGTCTTGCTGAATTGCGATCTGCCGGCCGCCGAGTTGGAAAAAACGCATGTGCTGTTCGCCGGGGGCATCCACGACGATCTCAGCGCCGCGATGGTGGCTTGCCTGGCCCAGCCATTGGTGGAGCGCGGCATCAAGTTTGGCGTGCTGCTCGGCACCGCCTATCTGCGCACCCAAGAGATCGTCGATTCCGGCGCAGTCGTCTCCGGATTTCAAGATGTCACTTTGGCCAGCGATCATACGGTGCTGGTTGAGACAGGTCCTGGCCATGCGATTCGCTGCGCCGACACCGAATACATCACCTCGTTCACCAATCGCAAAAGCGAACTGAAAGAATCGGGCCACTCGCACGAAGAGACGCGCGACGAGTTGGAACGCATGAACTTGGGGCGCCTGCGCATGGCTTCAAAAGGCATCGCGCGCAAGGCGAACCCAGAGCCGGGCGAAAGCCCGTATTGCCACATCGACGACGAGCTACAGCGCCGGCAAGGCATGTTCATGCTGGGCCAAGTCGCGGCGCTGCGACATGATCGCTGCACCATCGAAGCCTTGCACCAAAACGTCGCTACCGGCGCCGTCGAGCGACTGAATCGGCTGGCGCCCCGCGTCGAGGTGCTCGCGCCCGAGGAGCCAGCGCCGCCTCCCTTGGATATCGCCATCGTCGGCATCGGCTGCTTGCTGCCGGGCGCGACCGATCCGCAGCGTTATTGGGACAACATCCTTGCCAAGCAAGACTTGATTCAGGAAATTCCGGCAGAACGATTCGAAGTCGAACGCTGGTTCGATCCCGATCCGCGCGCTCGCGACAAGATCTACAGCCGTTGGGGCGGTTTCGTTCCAGAAGTCTTGTTCGATCCGCTTAAGTACGGCATCCCGCCAGCCTCGCTGGCCAGCATCGAACCGATGCAACTCATGGCGCTCGAGCTGGTCAGCCGAGCGCTCGTCGACGCCGGTTACGAACGCGACAACCCGCTCCGCGCGCGCACTAGCGTTATCCTCGGCGTCGGCGGCGGCGCTGCCGAGTTGGGCGTGTCGTACGGCTTCCGCTCGATGCTCCCCAAGTTCTTGGAAAACCCCAGCGAGGCCGTGCTCGCTGAGTTGCCCGAGTGGACCGAAGACAGCTTTGCCGGCATCCTGCTCAACGTCGTCGCCGGCCGCGTCGCAAATCGCTTTGATCTGGGCGGCGCCAATTTCACGGTCGATGCCGCCTGCGCCTCGTCGCTCGCCGCCATCTATCTGGCCTGCCGAGAACTTTCCTCCGGCGCGTGCGACATGGTCGTCACCGGCGGCTGCGACACGATGCAGGGCCCCATGGGTTATCTCTGTTTTTCCAAGACTGGCGCCCTCTCGCCGCGCGGACGCTCGCGCCCGTTCGACGCCACCGCCGATGGCATCGCCATTAGCGAAGGGCATGCCGCCGTAGTACTCAAACGCCGCGTCGACGCCGAACGCGATGGCGACCAAATCTACGCCGTCATCCGCGGCGCCGCTGGCGGTTCGGATGGTCGTCACAAGGGATTGACGGCCCCCCGATTCGAAGGCCAGTTGCAAACGCTGCGGCGCGCCTACGCCCAGGCGCGCGTCTCGCCCGCCTCAGTTGAATTATTTGAAGCGCATGGCACGGGCACCGCCGTTGGCGATCTGGCGGAGTGCCAAGCCCTCGGCGCCTTGCTTACCGCGAGCGAAGCGGCAGCGTCCAGCACCGCGCTCGGCAGCGTGAAGAGCATGATCGGCCATACCAAGTGCGCCGCTGGCGTGGCTGGTCTGATTAAGGCCGCGCTCGCGCTCAAGCATCGCGTGCTGCCTCCGACTCTCCATGTGCAAGAACCCAGCGCTAAAGCGGGACTTGAGGCGGGTCCGCTCTATGTCAACGCCGACGCGCGACCTTGGGTCGGTCACGATCAGGCTCGGCGCGCCGGCGTATCCGCATTCGGTTTTGGCGGCAGCAACTTCCATGTCGTGCTCGAAGAGTACACAGACTCCCCAACGCCTGACGATGTTCGCATGCCGCGCCACGAGTTGGCCGCCGAGCTATTCTGCCTGGCTGCGGCATCACCCGAGCGATTGGCGCAGTCGATTCGCTCTCTTAGGGCCGAGATTCAGGAGGCCCGCACCGCAGGCGCCTTGATCGCACTGGCCGATCTGGCGTTCACTGTTCATTCGCGAGGCGCCGTCGGTAATTGTCGCGCTGCGATGGTTGCTTCTTCAGTAGAAGAACTACTCAAGCAACTCGAAGCCGTCGCCAATCGACTCGACGGCGGCGAACAAGCTTTGCCGCGCGGTGTCTACTTCACCGACCAGCCCCTTGCATCCGCGGGGCAGGTCGCGTTTCTCTTTCCCGGCCAGGGATCGCAATTTCCCGACATGTTGCGCGATCTGGCGGTCGACTTCCAGGAAGTGCGCCAATGCCTGGAGCAGGCGGACCGCGACACGCCATGGACTCGCTCCGCTCCTCTGAGCGCCTACATTATTCCTCCCTCGCGCTTCCGCGACGCCGATCGCGCCAGCGACGTCCAGCGTCTCAAAGACACCGCTGTCGCCCAGCCCGCGCTCGCTGCCGCCAACCTGGCGATGCTGCGCTTACTGGCCGCATTTGACATTCGTCCCCAAATGACCGCAGGCCACAGCTTTGGCGAACTGGTCGCGCTACACGCGGCCGGCTGCTTCGACGCGCCGGAACTGTTCCGCCTCGCCGCGTCGCGCGGTCAATCCATGACAGCCGCGGATGCCGGCGACCCGGCCGCAGAAGGCGCCATGCTGGCCGTGGCCGCGCCTGCTGAACATGTTGAGTCGATCCTGCTCGACTACGATCGTGTCTGGCTGGCCAACCTGAACAGCCCACGACAAACCGTGTTGAGTGGATCGAGCGTCGCCATCGAGCGCGCACGGGTCCGACTGGAACAAATGAACGTGCCCTGTCAGGCGATTCCGGTGGCCTGCGCGTTCCACACACCGCTCATGGCGGGCGCCACAACCAGGTTCCAACAGGCGCTCGATAACTCGCCATTCAGCGCGCCTCAAATCCCCGTATTCAGCAACCTGACCGGCGCCGAGTACCCGAGTGACCCACAGGCGATGCGACATACGCTGCTCGGACAGATTGAGGGCCAGGTTCGCTTCCGCGAACAAATCGAGAACCTGTACGCTGCTGGCGCAAGGATTTTTGTCGAGGCCGGCCCCGGCCGAGTCCTCTCCGGCCTCGTTGCCGAAACGCTCGGTCAGCGCGCGCATCGCACGGTGCCCGTCGCTCCGCGCGGTAACGGTTTACAACAATGGCTGTTCGCATTAGCCGCGCTCTATGCGGAAGGGGTCGCCCTGCGCGCCGATCGCCTCTATGTAGGTCGGCAACTCACGCGACTTGATCTGCGCCGCGTGGCGAGCGAAGCCAAAGACGGGTCACCCAAGCACACGTGGCGGCTAAACGGCAACTCAGTGCGCCCGGTCGACGCGCCTCCACTGGCGGCGCCGCTGCGTGGCCAGTTTGTCATGGGCGCACCGACCGTGGCCGCGGGATCGCAAACAAACACCGCTCACACCCAACCGGTGGCGCAAGATTCGGCGCCGGCGCCGATCGTCTCGGCGGATTCGATGGCAAGTGATCAATCACCAGGCGAAGGGATGCCAGTTCATGAGTTTGCAACACAGGAGAATGATCTCGTGCAATGGCCTCCTTCCGATGCAGAAGCGCTGGCACGCGCCGACGCCCATTCACAGTTTCAACAAACGATGCGCCAGTTTCTTGAGGTTCAGCGCAGCGTCATGTTGGCCTATCTAGGGCAACGCGACTCTGAACTTCCTTCGCTAGGGGCCGACCTGGAGCCAACGCCGCCGGTCGCCACGCGGTATGTGCCCGCCTCAAGCGACCGAGTGGTCGCCAATGGCCATGTAGCATCCAATGGCCACGTAGCGTCATCAGTCGCCTCCGATCCGGCGCCTCCTCAACCATCGTCGCTTGTGCAACCAGTGCTCGAGCCTTCGCCGCGCGTCGAACAACCTGCCCCAACTCTGTCAGCGCCCCCGGCCGCTAACCTGGAAGAACGCCTGCTCGGCATTGTCAGCCAGCGCACCGGCTATCCGCTCGAAATGCTCACGCTCGGAGCCAATCTAGAAGCCGATCTGGGAATCGACTCCATCAAACGAGTCGAGATCATTTCTGCTTTCCGCCGTGAGGCGCTACCAGAATTGAAAGAGCCGCCGGCCACCTTCATGGAACGCATGACTGCCGCCAAGTCGATGCAGGCCATCCTGACGGTTGTCGCCGACTTTTCCGATTCCCCCTCTCCCCCACCGACGCGGTCCGAGGTCCGCGAACCGGACCCTATCAACGGGCGACAGCAACCGCTGTCGCCCAATAGCCAGACCGGTTGCCCGCGCTGCCTCCCGATCGTGGTCCCCGCTCCGCTGGATTCGACCGACAGCGGCGCCACGCTCGCCGGAGTCTGGATCATCACCGACGACGGGCAATTAGCCCCCGTCCTGCTACGCACGCTGGCAGCAATCGGCGCGCAGTGCTTGATCGTCGCGCCGCACGAACTCCAAAGTCCCGCCGGCGCACTCGAAGTCGCTGCCCGCGCTCGCGCCGCTGGTTTGCCAGTGTGTGGCGTCCTGCACCTGGCCCCCCTGGTCGACGCGCCTGCTTTTCCGGGCATATCCGCCGCGGATTGGCGCGCCTGGTCGAAGTCGGAACTTCATTCACTCCTATTTTTACTGCAAGCCTTCGCCCCAGAGCTAAATGCAACTGCCGAGGCTCCCATTCGTGTGCTCACCGCCACGCGCGGCGGCGGCGATTTTGGCCTGGCGCAAGATTGCGCTCAACCGTGGCGTGGCGGTCTGGTGGGCATGCTCAAAACCGCCGCCCGCGAATGGCCAAACGCCTGGTTCCGCGCAATCGACTTCGACAAAGCGCCAACGGCCGATCAGATCGTCAACGAACTACTCTCACCGGGCCCCTTGGAAGTCGGCTATCGACATGGCCAACGGCTCACCTTGTCGATTGTCAAAGCCGACTTCGCCGAGGAAGAATGTCAGCGGTCTAGCATCAAACTCAACTCCGACAGCGTGGTGCTCGCGATTGCCGGCGGCAAAGGGATTACGGCCCAAGTCTGCCTCGAAATCGCAGCGCATTCGAAGTGCCAACTGGTGCTTCTAGGCCGCTCGCCAGTCCCCTCGGTTGAAAGTGACGACACACGCGGCGTGACCGATCCGATCGAGCTTCGCCGGCGGATCATGGCATCATTGCAGATCGCGCACGGCGACACTCCAAGCCTCAAGCAAGTTGATGCCCGCTTTCGACAAATCCTTAGCGATCGAGAGATCAACTCCACATTGGCGGCGATTCAATCCTTGGGCGGTCGCGCAGAATATTTGTCGTGCGATGCCAGCGACGCGCCCGCGCTGTCGCGCGCCGTCGCCGATATCCGTTCGCGACACGGTCGCATCGACGCCGTGATTCATGGCGCCGGCATCATCGAAGACCGTCACATCTCCGAAAAGTCGCCCGATTCGTTCGATCGCGTGACCAGCGCGAAGATCGAACCGCTATTGACCCTCAGTGCCGCGGTCGATCCCAGCGAACTCAAGTTGCTGGTGCTCTTTTCATCGGTGTCCGGATTCTTTGGCAACCCCGGCCAGGTCGATTACGCGGCCGCCAATGAGATTCTGAACCGCATCGCTCGGCGCTGCCGCGACCAATGGCCCACCAAGACCATCGCCCTGAACTGGGGTCCCTGGAGCGGCGCCGGGATGGTCACGCCAGAAGTCGCCCATCAGTTCTTGGAGCGCGGCGTTGGCATGGTCACACCGGCAGCGGGTCGCGCGGCGGCCTGGCGCGAAATTGTCGCCCCTCTCCAATGGGATATTCGTGCGCTATTGGGCCCCGGCAGTTGGTTGGCCGATGCCGAGGCAACCACGACGGCCGCGCCACGCATCGCCGCGCATACCCCACTGCTCATGGGGCAAAAGGTACGGCTTCTCAAGCCCGGCGAACTCGCGGCCCATCTCGAAATCGATGCGTCCCGGCACCTGTACCTGCGCGATCACGTCATCGACGATCATCCGGTGCTGCCGCTGGCGTTTGTCTTGGAAATGATGGCCGAATTGGTGGCGACTGCCGAGCCGCAATATCTCGTCGCCGAAGTATCGGACCTGCGTCAACTCAAGGGCATCGTTTTCCAGCAAGCTTCGTTGTCACTCGCGCTACATGCGGAGCGCGTCGCGGCGGACCAATCTTCGGCAACCTGGAAGGTGCGTCTTGCCGATCCAGAACGCCCCGCGCGTCCGCTCTATCAAGCCACGATCACCATGCGCTCCTGTTTGCCAGCGCGGCCGGCTGAAGTCGCCCCGCCAATCCGATCGCCGTTCCTTGCCGAGCCAACCGACGCTTACCATCGCTGGCTCTTTCACGGCCCTTTGTTTCAAACCATCGACCAGTTCACCGGCGGAGACGACACCGGCCTCGATGCCATGATCCGCGTCACCGCCCCCGAGACATGCCTCGCAAACTGCGGCGCACCGTCTTGGCTCTTGGACCCCTTCGTCACCGACGTGGCCCCCCAACTGGCGGCCCTTTGGTCGCGCTCCGTCAATGATGTGATGCTGCTCCCCAGCAGCATCGCCAAATTCCAGCGCTTTGCGGCGCTCGGCGCCGGGCCGGTCGAGTGTCGCTATCGCGCGCGCATCCAAGACGGCGACACGGTAACCGCCGACGTGTGGTATCTCCAAAACAACCAATTGCTGACGGCAATTACCGGACTCGAATGCGTCGGCAATCGGCAACTCAATCGCATCACCGAGAAGGCGCACGCCTGA